The following are encoded in a window of Heterodontus francisci isolate sHetFra1 chromosome 2, sHetFra1.hap1, whole genome shotgun sequence genomic DNA:
- the LOC137348442 gene encoding OTU domain-containing protein 1: MHLYSSVLTHYPGAAFKVSIPVAEKASVEGSTVGIKTEPTCSAAAMPAFSSCDLLPPGLGSGPHLYTSTARIPLRPLERIVPIQMLSERAQAEHSAQAPGQGVWLEDMLTEGSRKVLVNTEELIQDGKSGDGQSGSEPGLMGHQPNLAFRPSSEGAETPFHPSDCDGIERGHQDWAGTGQRAPEAAELESSSAWDPDGGYRTVDLVVENKADKNDKFARYLAEVEKQNSYLRERQKYRFHIIPDGNCLYRAVSKAVYGDQSMHKELREETVHHIADHLDEFNPIIEGDIGEFLINAAQDGAWAGYPELLTMSQMLNINIYLTTGGSLESPTVSTMVHCLGPEDQSKSSIWLSWLSNGHYDAVFDQSLPNPEYETWCTQTHVQRKRDEELAKSMAASLSKMYIEQNGCF, translated from the coding sequence ATGCATCTCTACAGCAGCGTGTTGACGCACTACCCCGGGGCCGCCTTCAAAGTTTCCATCCCCGTGGCGGAGAAAGCGTCTGTCGAGGGCTCGACTGTCGGAATAAAGACTGAGCCCACCTGTTCCGCCGCCGCTATGCCCGCCTTCTCGTCGTGTGATCTGCTCCCGCCAGGCCTGGGCTCGGGCCCACACCTCTACACCTCCACCGCCAGGATCCCCCTGCGGCCGCTGGAGAGGATTGTGCCGATCCAGATGCTGAGCGAGAGAGCGCAGGCCGAGCATTCGGCCCAGGCCCCTGGCCAGGGCGTTTGGCTGGAGGACATGCTGACGGAAGGATCCCGGAAAGTTCTGGTAAACACCGAGGAACTGATCCAGGACGGGAAATCGGGCGATGGGCAGTCCGGGAGTGAGCCCGGCCTGATGGGCCACCAGCCAAACCTGGCCTTCCGACCCAGCTCGGAAGGGGCTGAAACTCCCTTCCACCCGTCGGACTGTGACGGCATCGAGCGAGGACACCAGGACTGGGCCGGGACGGGGCAGCGAGCCCCGGAGGCGGCTGAACTCGAGAGCAGCAGCGCCTGGGATCCTGATGGTGGCTACAGGACCGTGGACCTGGTGGTGGAGAACAAGGCGGATAAAAACGACAAGTTTGCACGTTACCTGGCGGAAGTGGAAAAGCAGAATAGTTACCTGAGGGAGCGACAGAAATACAGGTTTCACATTATTCCAGACGGCAACTGTTTGTATAGGGCCGTGAGTAAAGCAGTGTATGGCGACCAGAGCATGCACAAGGAACTGAGGGAGGAAACGGTCCATCACATCGCAGATCACCTGGACGAGTTTAACCCCATCATCGAAGGGGATATTGGGGAGTTTTTGATCAATGCTGCTCAGGATGGGGCTTGGGCTGGTTATCCAGAGCTACTGACTATGAGTCAGATGCTGAACATTAATATATACTTGACCACCGGAGGTAGTCTGGAAAGTCCAACTGTTTCCACCATGGTGCATTGCCTTGGCCCAGAAGATCAATCAAAATCCAGCATATGGTTAAGTTGGCTGAGCAATGGACATTACGATGCTGTGTTTGATCAGTCTCTACCCAACCCAGAGTACGAGACCTGGTGCACACAGACACATGTTCAGCGGAAACGAGACGAGGAGCTGGCTAAGTCCATGGCAGCATCTCTTTCAAAAATGTATATTGAGCAAAATGGTTGCTTTTAA